A section of the Streptomyces sp. NBC_01591 genome encodes:
- a CDS encoding ABC transporter substrate-binding protein, with translation MTHAVLPRTLWFTRCPVPTATGIAADRRWLTEEFAPDGITVRSLQDAAPGADRAAHFTHALPGLFREGGNVPALWARSRGERTRLIGLTWIEERQAVLVGPGSGIRGVEALRGLRLAVPLHDIAIDFWRAMALRGFEGALAAAGLALDDATLVDVPAAEHRGQWAAELAALRRGDVDAVYVKGAPAVEAARRAGAEVAVELDELADRRFRVNNGTPRPITVHRELLEDHPGLVDRFLAVLLRAADWATEQPAEVARILGAETGAGADSVAGAYRPGTHLALHPDLSPDRLALLAEQEAGLRAHGFLPEPVDIAAWADPEPLRRATALAASRPAHRASAPEL, from the coding sequence ATGACGCACGCCGTCCTGCCCAGAACCCTCTGGTTCACCCGCTGTCCCGTCCCCACCGCGACCGGCATCGCCGCCGACCGCCGGTGGCTCACCGAAGAGTTCGCCCCCGACGGCATCACGGTGCGGTCCCTCCAGGACGCCGCACCCGGTGCCGACCGGGCCGCCCACTTCACCCACGCCCTGCCGGGCCTGTTCCGCGAGGGCGGCAACGTGCCCGCCCTGTGGGCCCGTTCGCGCGGGGAGCGGACCCGGCTGATCGGTCTCACCTGGATCGAGGAACGGCAGGCGGTGCTCGTCGGTCCCGGCTCCGGAATCCGGGGCGTCGAGGCCCTGCGCGGGCTGCGGCTCGCCGTTCCCTTGCACGACATCGCCATCGACTTCTGGCGGGCCATGGCCCTGCGCGGCTTCGAGGGCGCGCTCGCCGCCGCCGGACTCGCGCTGGACGATGCCACGCTCGTCGACGTACCCGCCGCCGAACACCGGGGCCAGTGGGCCGCCGAGCTGGCGGCGCTGCGGCGCGGTGACGTCGACGCGGTGTACGTGAAGGGTGCGCCGGCCGTCGAGGCCGCCCGGCGGGCCGGTGCGGAGGTCGCCGTCGAACTCGACGAGCTGGCCGACCGCCGCTTCCGCGTCAACAACGGCACCCCGCGCCCCATCACCGTCCACCGGGAGCTCCTCGAGGACCACCCCGGCCTCGTCGACCGCTTCCTCGCCGTCCTGCTCAGGGCCGCCGACTGGGCCACCGAACAGCCCGCCGAGGTCGCCCGGATCCTCGGCGCCGAGACCGGCGCGGGCGCCGACTCAGTCGCCGGGGCCTACCGGCCGGGCACCCATCTGGCCCTCCACCCCGACCTCTCCCCGGACCGCCTGGCCCTGCTCGCCGAGCAGGAGGCCGGGCTGCGCGCCCACGGCTTCCTGCCCGAACCCGTCGACATCGCGGCCTGGGCCGACCCCGAACCGCTGCGCCGCGCCACCGCACTGGCCGCCTCCCGTCCCGCCCACCGCGCTTCTGCCCCTGAGTTGTGA
- a CDS encoding multicopper oxidase domain-containing protein: MDRRSFNRRMLVGGGVAAATGLTSLSLGSIEANSAEPALDTAPAGGAVRHLKLYAEKLADGRMGYGLEKGKASVPGPLIEINEGDTLHIEFENTTDVPVSLHAHGVDYDIASDGTRMNKSIVEPGGTRTYTWRTHAPGRRKDGTWRPGSAGYWHYHDHVVGTDHGTGGIRKGLYGPLVVRRKGDILPDKTITIVFNDMTINNKPAHESPNFEATVGDRLEVVMITHGEYYHTFHIHGHRWADNRTGLLTGPDDPSRVIDTKIVGPADSFGFQVIAGEHVGAGAWMYHCHVQSHSDMGMAGLLLVAKPDGTVPGYDPHHVMDHGKAAPGSSAKDTAAHDTAAHGS, translated from the coding sequence ATGGACAGAAGGAGCTTCAACCGGCGGATGCTGGTCGGCGGCGGGGTGGCGGCCGCGACCGGCCTGACATCGTTGTCCCTCGGTTCGATCGAGGCCAACTCGGCGGAGCCCGCGCTCGACACCGCCCCGGCGGGCGGTGCGGTCCGCCATCTCAAGCTGTACGCCGAGAAGCTGGCGGACGGTCGGATGGGGTACGGGCTGGAGAAGGGGAAGGCGTCCGTCCCGGGGCCGCTCATCGAGATCAACGAGGGCGACACCCTGCACATCGAGTTCGAGAACACGACGGATGTGCCGGTCAGTCTCCATGCGCACGGCGTCGACTACGACATCGCGAGCGACGGCACCCGGATGAACAAGAGCATCGTCGAACCGGGCGGGACCCGTACGTACACCTGGCGCACCCATGCCCCCGGCCGGCGCAAGGACGGCACCTGGCGGCCGGGCAGCGCGGGCTACTGGCACTACCACGACCATGTCGTCGGCACGGATCACGGCACCGGCGGCATCCGCAAGGGCCTCTACGGCCCGCTCGTCGTCCGGCGCAAGGGCGACATCCTGCCGGACAAGACGATCACGATCGTCTTCAACGACATGACGATCAACAACAAACCGGCCCACGAGAGCCCGAACTTCGAGGCCACGGTGGGGGACCGGCTCGAAGTCGTCATGATCACGCACGGCGAGTACTACCACACGTTCCACATCCACGGTCATCGCTGGGCGGACAACCGGACCGGCCTGCTCACCGGCCCCGACGACCCGAGCCGGGTCATCGACACGAAGATCGTCGGACCGGCGGACTCCTTCGGCTTCCAGGTCATCGCGGGCGAACACGTGGGCGCGGGCGCCTGGATGTACCACTGCCATGTGCAGAGCCACTCCGACATGGGCATGGCCGGACTGCTGCTGGTCGCCAAGCCGGACGGCACCGTGCCGGGGTACGACCCGCACCATGTGATGGACCACGGCAAAGCGGCGCCGGGAAGCTCGGCGAAGGACACGGCCGCGCACGACACGGCGGCACACGGCTCCTGA
- a CDS encoding putative leader peptide, which yields MAGRRIATPDHAAPVLLALTLRRHIDLARVSSAACR from the coding sequence ATGGCCGGTCGCCGCATCGCGACTCCAGACCATGCCGCTCCGGTCCTGCTCGCCCTGACGCTGCGCCGTCACATCGACCTGGCGCGGGTCTCCAGCGCCGCCTGTCGCTGA
- a CDS encoding NrtA/SsuA/CpmA family ABC transporter substrate-binding protein, translating to MNLPRPLRTAAAPALLMATALLALTACGPSEADSGGSGAKGTVDIRIPDPGNSGVLALGKKDGSLDKALAKAGAKVRWTGSAGPFAPAAQAMNADQLDIATGSITSGITSLAQRPGFKFFTAVDPDAVGEGILVKNGSGIGSVKDLVGKKVAVNQGGTGEYLLLKALAKAGIPADKVKRVYLRPDQTAAVFNAGKVDAWAVWATYAVAEIGSGKAHFVADGAAIGSDNYSLNAVRTGFAEQHPGIVKALYQYLHDASAKEKQNPAAYLNVFTDVGPTAVTGRAKEVQTEFTRKGGTVDPIGAEDIKRFEDVAGFYAEQKVTTDKVDVAAHLLDIEKLK from the coding sequence ATGAACCTTCCCCGACCACTGCGCACGGCCGCCGCCCCCGCGCTCCTCATGGCCACCGCACTCCTCGCCCTCACCGCCTGCGGACCGTCCGAGGCCGACAGCGGCGGTTCCGGTGCCAAGGGCACGGTGGACATCCGCATCCCCGACCCCGGCAACTCCGGTGTACTCGCCCTCGGCAAGAAGGACGGCAGCCTCGACAAGGCGCTCGCCAAGGCCGGCGCCAAGGTGCGCTGGACCGGCAGCGCGGGCCCCTTCGCCCCGGCCGCCCAGGCGATGAACGCCGACCAGCTCGACATCGCCACCGGCTCCATCACCTCCGGCATCACCTCGCTCGCCCAGCGCCCCGGCTTCAAGTTCTTCACCGCGGTCGACCCGGACGCGGTCGGCGAGGGCATCCTCGTCAAGAACGGTTCCGGCATCGGATCGGTCAAGGACCTGGTCGGCAAGAAGGTCGCCGTCAACCAGGGCGGCACCGGCGAGTACCTGCTGTTGAAGGCACTCGCCAAGGCCGGCATCCCGGCCGACAAGGTCAAGCGGGTCTATCTGCGGCCCGACCAGACAGCCGCCGTCTTCAATGCGGGCAAGGTCGACGCCTGGGCCGTCTGGGCGACGTACGCCGTTGCCGAGATCGGCAGCGGCAAGGCGCACTTCGTCGCCGACGGCGCCGCGATCGGCTCCGACAACTACAGCCTCAACGCCGTGCGCACCGGCTTCGCCGAGCAGCACCCCGGAATCGTCAAGGCGCTCTACCAGTACCTCCACGACGCCAGCGCCAAGGAGAAGCAGAACCCGGCCGCGTACCTCAACGTCTTCACGGACGTCGGACCGACCGCCGTCACCGGCAGGGCGAAGGAGGTCCAGACCGAATTCACCCGCAAGGGCGGCACGGTCGACCCCATCGGAGCCGAGGACATCAAACGCTTCGAGGACGTCGCCGGCTTCTACGCCGAGCAGAAGGTCACCACGGACAAGGTCGACGTCGCCGCCCACCTCCTCGACATCGAGAAGCTGAAATGA
- a CDS encoding IclR family transcriptional regulator: protein MTEAAAVRTPGGAQAVQRALDVLHCFHDNGPDLSASDLARRLGLSASTAHRLARTLLGAGFLEQDARTSRYRLGPAVTELGRLSYHQRGLHLAAPELTDLAERTGATADLALRSGPHAVIVAGGSVTPKVGLRRPLHSTALGKVLLAWARPGEGGPSSLPPLPAFTDRTIVEPAALEAELAKVRSDAYALNDGESAHGVRTLAVPVLDGAGHARFALAVRATPSVITDARTDWFLAQARSCARALEVLLLSPAERRPPTP from the coding sequence ATGACCGAGGCCGCGGCAGTGCGTACTCCCGGTGGAGCGCAGGCGGTACAGCGCGCCCTGGACGTACTGCACTGTTTCCACGACAACGGCCCCGACCTCAGCGCCTCCGACCTCGCCCGCCGCCTGGGACTCTCCGCCTCCACGGCACACCGCCTGGCCCGCACGCTGCTCGGCGCGGGCTTCCTGGAGCAGGACGCCCGTACGTCCCGCTACCGGCTGGGACCCGCCGTGACCGAGCTCGGCAGGCTCTCGTACCACCAGCGGGGCCTGCATCTGGCCGCCCCCGAGCTGACCGATCTCGCCGAGCGCACCGGCGCCACGGCCGACCTGGCGCTGCGCAGCGGCCCCCATGCGGTGATCGTCGCGGGCGGTTCGGTCACGCCGAAGGTGGGGCTGCGCAGACCGCTGCACTCCACCGCGCTCGGCAAGGTCCTGCTGGCCTGGGCCCGGCCGGGCGAGGGCGGGCCGTCCTCGCTGCCTCCGCTGCCCGCGTTCACCGACCGTACGATCGTCGAACCGGCGGCACTGGAGGCCGAGTTGGCGAAGGTTCGGTCCGACGCCTACGCGCTCAACGACGGCGAGTCGGCCCACGGGGTACGGACCCTGGCGGTCCCGGTCCTGGACGGCGCCGGTCATGCCCGCTTCGCCCTGGCGGTCCGGGCCACGCCGTCCGTGATCACGGACGCGCGCACCGACTGGTTCCTGGCACAGGCCCGCTCCTGCGCACGGGCCCTGGAGGTCCTGTTGCTCTCCCCGGCTGAGCGCCGGCCGCCCACGCCCTGA
- a CDS encoding ABC transporter ATP-binding protein, translating to MTDRTPQPAVRVRGLRREFGDRAVLDGLRLDIARGEFVALLGTSGSGKTTLLRILGALDGADGGEVLVPEARTVVFQEPRLVPSKKVLANVTVALPRGRSEQGLRALAEVGLERHADAWPATLSGGEAQRVALARALVREPELLLLDEPFAALDALTRLRMQDLVGELCRKHRPAVLLVTHDVDEAVRLADRVAVLRDGRLVTDEPVTVDRPREPGDPAFAALRRRLLDDLETTPHPAKTPERTEVGVI from the coding sequence ATGACCGACCGGACTCCTCAACCAGCGGTACGGGTACGCGGACTGCGCCGCGAGTTCGGCGACCGCGCCGTACTCGACGGACTCCGACTCGACATCGCGCGGGGCGAGTTCGTCGCCCTGCTCGGCACGAGCGGAAGCGGCAAGACCACCCTTCTGCGCATCCTGGGCGCACTCGACGGTGCCGACGGGGGAGAGGTCCTCGTCCCCGAGGCCCGCACCGTCGTCTTCCAGGAACCCCGCCTCGTACCGTCGAAGAAGGTCCTCGCCAATGTGACGGTGGCCCTGCCGCGAGGCCGCTCCGAGCAGGGGCTGCGGGCCCTTGCCGAAGTCGGCCTCGAACGGCACGCCGACGCCTGGCCCGCCACCCTCTCCGGCGGCGAGGCACAGCGCGTCGCCCTCGCCCGCGCCCTGGTCCGCGAACCCGAACTGCTCCTGCTCGACGAGCCGTTCGCCGCACTCGACGCCCTGACCCGGCTCCGGATGCAGGACCTGGTGGGGGAGCTGTGCCGCAAGCACCGGCCCGCCGTCCTCCTCGTCACCCACGACGTGGACGAAGCCGTACGGCTCGCCGACCGCGTCGCCGTCCTGCGCGACGGCCGGCTCGTCACCGATGAACCGGTCACCGTCGACCGGCCGCGCGAGCCCGGCGACCCCGCGTTCGCAGCCCTGCGCCGACGGCTCCTCGACGACCTGGAGACGACCCCGCACCCCGCAAAGACCCCTGAACGTACCGAAGTCGGAGTGATCTGA
- a CDS encoding DEAD/DEAH box helicase has protein sequence MTQAGATEDGTPTGRAARELLARAEGLLETARAVRADHARAAEAVHTALKPLLDSLVSRELAAIPASRLKDVTEGRLRLGAVEQAGFTTVGQVHEANRYELRQIPGVGAQTADQVLAAAGQIAHAVRDTVAIRIDVDAPDDAMTALVVALHRLVDAGPDVRRAVDAAGRLVGHLEPLLAAAGPARGRLRMLFTGREARSRALEAVAEVRTAVAEAEGRELPLLFGQVSVDLLRDAESDVAAWVDFELRSAEYYSLLAEMSGTGPDRDAAEGFLPSGMADRVRGLRLDDAHLRVSLRGYQSFGARFALAQKRVILGDEMGLGKTVQAIAALAHLSARGETHFLVVCPASVLINWAREIRARSTLRTLPVHGPERQSAFGEWHRGGGVALTTFDALHTLPAAADCGLRPGMLVVDEAHYVKNPATRRSQAVSGWTQHTERVLFLTGTPMENRVEEFRSLVRHLQPELAPSIHTPHGAAGSLAFRRAVAPAYLRRNQVDVLTELPALVQVDEWEEFSAGDLDAYREAVSAGQFMRMRRAAYARPATSAKLNRLRELVAEAADNGLKVVVFSYFRDVLHTVGQALESPAFGPLSGSLSAARRQRLIDDFGAMDGHAVLLSQIQAGGVGLNMQSASVVIICEPQIKPTMEHQAVARAHRMGQIRTVQVHRLLAADSVDERMLDILARKERLFDLYARRSDVAETTPDAVDVSDGALARRIVEEEQLRLATGRAGTAATTEADGADGADMVEEADRAAREMPGS, from the coding sequence ATGACACAGGCCGGAGCGACGGAGGACGGAACGCCCACGGGAAGGGCCGCCCGGGAGCTGCTGGCGCGGGCCGAAGGGCTGCTGGAGACCGCGCGCGCCGTGCGGGCCGATCACGCCCGCGCCGCCGAGGCCGTGCACACCGCGCTGAAGCCGCTGCTCGACTCCCTCGTGAGCCGGGAGCTCGCCGCCATCCCGGCCTCCAGGCTCAAGGACGTCACCGAGGGCAGGCTGCGGCTGGGCGCGGTCGAGCAGGCCGGTTTCACCACCGTAGGCCAGGTCCACGAGGCCAACCGCTACGAGCTGCGCCAGATCCCCGGGGTCGGCGCGCAGACCGCCGACCAGGTGCTGGCCGCGGCCGGGCAGATCGCCCACGCGGTACGGGACACGGTCGCGATCCGGATAGATGTCGATGCCCCGGACGACGCCATGACCGCGCTGGTCGTCGCACTGCACCGGCTGGTCGACGCGGGTCCCGACGTCCGGCGGGCCGTGGATGCGGCGGGCCGGCTCGTCGGGCACCTCGAACCCCTGCTGGCGGCCGCGGGACCCGCGCGCGGTCGGCTGCGCATGCTGTTCACCGGGCGGGAGGCCCGCTCCCGGGCGCTGGAGGCCGTCGCCGAGGTGCGGACCGCCGTCGCCGAGGCGGAGGGGCGCGAGCTGCCCCTGCTGTTCGGGCAGGTCTCGGTCGATCTGCTGCGGGACGCGGAGTCGGATGTCGCGGCGTGGGTGGATTTCGAGCTGCGCTCCGCCGAGTACTACAGCCTGCTCGCCGAGATGTCCGGCACCGGCCCGGACCGGGACGCGGCCGAGGGGTTCCTGCCGTCCGGGATGGCGGACCGGGTGCGCGGTCTGCGGCTGGACGACGCCCATCTGCGGGTCTCGCTGCGCGGCTACCAGTCGTTCGGCGCGCGGTTCGCGCTCGCGCAGAAGCGGGTGATCCTCGGTGACGAGATGGGGCTCGGCAAGACCGTGCAGGCCATCGCCGCGCTCGCGCATCTGTCGGCGCGGGGCGAGACGCACTTCCTGGTGGTCTGCCCGGCGAGCGTGCTGATCAACTGGGCGCGCGAGATCCGCGCCCGCTCCACCCTGCGCACCCTGCCGGTGCACGGCCCCGAGCGGCAGTCGGCCTTTGGTGAATGGCATCGCGGCGGAGGGGTTGCCCTCACCACGTTCGACGCCCTGCACACGCTGCCGGCCGCCGCGGACTGCGGCCTGCGGCCCGGCATGCTGGTGGTCGACGAGGCCCACTACGTCAAGAACCCCGCCACCCGCCGCTCCCAGGCCGTGTCCGGCTGGACACAACACACCGAGCGGGTGCTGTTCCTGACCGGCACGCCCATGGAGAACCGCGTCGAGGAGTTCCGCAGCCTGGTCCGTCATCTCCAGCCGGAACTGGCCCCCTCGATACACACCCCCCATGGCGCCGCCGGTTCGCTCGCCTTCCGCAGAGCGGTCGCCCCGGCCTATCTGCGGCGCAACCAGGTGGATGTGCTGACCGAACTCCCGGCGCTGGTACAGGTCGACGAGTGGGAGGAGTTCAGCGCGGGCGATCTCGATGCCTACCGCGAGGCGGTGAGCGCGGGGCAGTTCATGCGGATGCGCCGGGCCGCGTATGCCCGGCCCGCCACGTCCGCGAAGCTGAACCGGCTGCGCGAGCTGGTGGCCGAGGCCGCGGACAACGGCCTGAAGGTCGTGGTGTTCTCCTACTTCCGCGATGTGCTCCACACGGTCGGACAGGCCCTGGAATCACCCGCGTTCGGCCCGCTCTCGGGGAGCCTGTCGGCCGCCCGCCGCCAGCGGCTGATCGACGATTTCGGTGCCATGGACGGCCATGCCGTTCTGCTCAGCCAGATCCAGGCGGGCGGAGTCGGACTGAACATGCAGTCGGCGTCGGTCGTCATCATCTGCGAACCGCAGATCAAGCCGACGATGGAGCACCAGGCGGTGGCCCGCGCCCATCGGATGGGTCAGATACGGACCGTCCAGGTGCACCGGCTCCTCGCGGCCGACAGCGTCGACGAACGGATGCTGGACATCCTGGCCCGCAAGGAGCGGCTGTTCGACCTGTACGCGCGACGCAGCGACGTCGCCGAGACGACGCCGGATGCCGTGGATGTGTCGGACGGGGCGTTGGCCCGGCGCATCGTCGAGGAGGAACAGTTGCGCCTCGCGACCGGAAGAGCCGGAACGGCCGCGACGACCGAGGCGGACGGGGCGGACGGGGCGGACATGGTGGAAGAGGCGGACAGGGCCGCCCGGGAGATGCCGGGGAGCTGA
- a CDS encoding ThuA domain-containing protein produces MQRAPHHRSRSRRGLAAGLAAGALTASLLGANTAEARPYPEPPGSLATTLSLPSPPGGANVKVLVFHASATDESPTVDAGIAAIEKIGLTGPEAGRFRTVATDDPAVFTNGKQLGKYNAVVFLTGGGDVLDPEQEAGLEAYMEAGGGFLGIHDAARTEPYSDWFTGLVGARPAANSPASVQRATVEIGDRQHPATKNLPLEWKRPDKWLNWTKNPSGDVHTVARVREITYKPGASANGWDHPVSWCRDYDGGRSFYTAMGGTVDSFAETDFRDHLRGALNWTTRISQADCKATIDSNYKAERVTQPNQPGRNDQIGEPHGLVTAPDGRVLYIGRGGADSSRPVVTDWNDPDIGKGLGQIHVYDPKTKKVTLAGELTIFGNKGGGDELIKVEEGLLGIELDPDFEKNGWVYLHYTPHSKLDRDKQMAVRQVSRFTLDLSTNKLDLSSEKVLLNWPVQVHSCCHAGGGMAWDSKGNLYIATGDNNSSGFSDGYSGNNPQPNYKGVSFADARRTAGNTNNLNGKILRIHPEDDGTYTLPGGNLFTGKEPDEGGGKTRGEIYVMGVRNPARISVDKSTDTLYAGWVGPDAGSPSTTWGPAKYDTFAAITKAGNHGWPYCMGNKQPYRDRSLPDPTKPLGWYDCDHPKNESPNNDGLVNLPPVTSNTIWYSPQGGGVDYPRDANGIPSYKVEDQKQLLPWLKGGGQATMNGPVYRYDAASTSADKWPSYWDGKWFVGDFYDDTQPRHAVLTDPKTVGKGGLPTHAESLRKIIPVGADGIRNLMDWRFAPDGSLYVLDYGRGFFTSDSKSALWRVTYKGGGPTPAAEDLARKAAVR; encoded by the coding sequence ATGCAGCGCGCACCACATCACAGGTCCAGATCGCGACGCGGACTCGCGGCGGGCCTCGCGGCCGGCGCACTGACCGCTTCCCTGCTCGGCGCCAACACGGCTGAGGCCAGGCCCTATCCGGAGCCGCCCGGCTCCCTGGCGACAACGTTGTCCCTGCCGTCGCCGCCGGGCGGTGCCAACGTCAAGGTGCTGGTGTTCCATGCCTCCGCCACCGATGAGTCCCCGACGGTCGACGCCGGGATCGCGGCGATCGAGAAGATCGGCCTCACCGGCCCGGAGGCCGGCCGGTTCAGGACCGTCGCCACCGACGACCCCGCGGTCTTCACCAACGGCAAGCAGCTCGGCAAGTACAACGCCGTCGTCTTCCTGACCGGCGGCGGCGATGTCCTCGACCCGGAGCAGGAGGCCGGCCTGGAGGCGTACATGGAGGCCGGCGGCGGCTTCCTCGGCATCCATGACGCCGCGCGCACCGAGCCGTACTCGGACTGGTTCACCGGCCTGGTCGGCGCCCGCCCGGCGGCGAACAGCCCGGCCTCCGTGCAGCGCGCCACGGTGGAGATCGGCGACCGGCAGCATCCGGCGACCAAGAACCTCCCGCTGGAGTGGAAGCGCCCCGACAAGTGGCTGAACTGGACGAAGAACCCGTCCGGCGATGTGCACACCGTGGCCCGCGTCCGCGAGATCACCTACAAGCCGGGCGCGAGTGCCAACGGCTGGGACCACCCGGTCTCCTGGTGCCGCGACTACGACGGCGGCCGGTCCTTCTACACGGCGATGGGCGGTACGGTCGACAGCTTCGCGGAGACCGACTTCCGCGACCATCTGCGCGGCGCGCTGAACTGGACGACCCGGATCTCGCAGGCCGACTGCAAGGCGACGATCGACTCCAACTACAAGGCCGAGCGCGTCACCCAGCCCAACCAGCCGGGCCGGAACGACCAGATCGGCGAGCCGCACGGACTGGTCACCGCCCCCGACGGACGCGTGCTGTACATCGGGCGCGGCGGCGCCGACAGCAGCAGGCCGGTCGTCACCGACTGGAACGACCCGGACATCGGCAAGGGTCTGGGGCAGATCCATGTCTACGACCCGAAGACCAAGAAGGTCACCCTCGCGGGTGAGTTGACGATCTTCGGCAACAAGGGCGGCGGCGACGAGCTGATCAAGGTCGAGGAAGGGCTGCTCGGCATCGAACTGGACCCGGACTTCGAGAAGAACGGCTGGGTGTATCTGCACTACACCCCGCACTCGAAGCTGGACCGCGACAAGCAGATGGCGGTACGCCAGGTCTCCCGCTTCACCCTGGACCTGTCCACGAACAAGCTGGATCTGTCCTCGGAGAAGGTGCTGCTCAACTGGCCCGTCCAGGTCCACAGCTGCTGCCACGCGGGCGGCGGGATGGCCTGGGACTCCAAGGGCAATCTGTACATCGCGACCGGTGACAACAACTCCTCCGGCTTCAGCGACGGTTACTCCGGGAACAACCCGCAGCCGAACTACAAGGGCGTCTCGTTCGCCGATGCCCGCCGCACCGCGGGCAACACGAACAACCTCAACGGGAAGATCCTGCGGATCCACCCGGAGGACGACGGCACCTACACGCTGCCCGGGGGCAACCTCTTCACCGGCAAGGAGCCCGACGAGGGCGGTGGCAAGACGCGGGGCGAGATCTATGTGATGGGCGTACGCAACCCGGCCCGGATCTCCGTCGACAAGTCGACCGACACGCTGTACGCGGGCTGGGTCGGCCCCGACGCGGGCTCGCCCTCCACCACCTGGGGCCCGGCCAAGTACGACACGTTCGCCGCGATCACGAAGGCGGGCAACCACGGCTGGCCGTACTGCATGGGCAACAAGCAGCCCTACCGGGACCGTAGTCTGCCGGACCCCACCAAGCCGCTCGGCTGGTACGACTGCGATCACCCGAAGAACGAGTCGCCGAACAACGACGGCCTGGTGAATCTGCCGCCGGTCACCTCCAACACCATCTGGTACTCGCCGCAGGGCGGTGGCGTGGACTACCCGCGCGACGCGAACGGCATCCCGAGCTACAAGGTCGAGGACCAGAAGCAGCTGCTGCCGTGGCTCAAGGGCGGCGGCCAGGCCACGATGAACGGCCCGGTCTACCGGTACGACGCGGCGAGCACCAGCGCCGACAAGTGGCCCTCCTACTGGGACGGCAAGTGGTTCGTCGGTGACTTCTACGACGACACCCAGCCCCGGCACGCCGTGCTCACCGACCCGAAGACGGTCGGCAAGGGCGGTCTGCCCACCCACGCCGAATCCCTGCGGAAGATCATCCCGGTCGGGGCCGACGGCATCCGCAACCTGATGGACTGGAGGTTCGCCCCGGACGGTTCGCTGTACGTCCTGGACTACGGGCGCGGCTTCTTCACCTCCGACTCCAAGTCCGCGCTGTGGCGTGTGACGTACAAGGGCGGCGGTCCGACCCCGGCCGCCGAGGATCTGGCCAGGAAGGCGGCAGTGCGGTGA
- a CDS encoding ABC transporter permease yields the protein MSDTSLHPGLVRPRPQRRRARSRTYSATVRTLGPVALLVLWWAASATGVLTPDVLASPAEVLRAVGELWGNGQLPDALTTSLTRSGLGLLIGLAAGLVLGITTGFTRLGDELLDSSIQTLRTIPFLSLVPLFMVWFGINETAKILLIAVATTFPMYVSTSSGVRNTDPKLIEAMRSFGMGRFALVREVVLPGALPSLLAGLRLSMTLSVIALIAAEEINATAGIGYLMSQAQSYARTDILAVCILVYGLLGLTADIVVRLLERVLMPWRTPQGATR from the coding sequence ATGAGCGACACCAGCCTGCACCCGGGCCTCGTCCGGCCCCGCCCCCAGCGGCGCAGGGCCCGCAGCCGTACCTACTCCGCCACTGTCCGGACGCTCGGCCCCGTCGCCCTCCTCGTCCTGTGGTGGGCGGCATCCGCCACCGGCGTCCTCACCCCCGACGTACTCGCCTCGCCCGCCGAAGTGCTGCGCGCGGTAGGGGAGTTGTGGGGCAACGGGCAACTGCCCGACGCGCTCACCACCTCCCTCACCCGCTCCGGACTCGGCCTCCTCATCGGACTCGCCGCCGGACTGGTCCTCGGCATCACCACCGGATTCACCCGTCTCGGCGACGAACTCCTCGACTCCTCCATCCAGACCCTGCGCACCATCCCGTTCCTCTCCCTGGTGCCCCTGTTCATGGTCTGGTTCGGGATCAACGAGACCGCGAAGATCCTCCTGATCGCCGTCGCCACCACCTTCCCGATGTACGTGTCCACGTCGAGCGGGGTGCGCAACACCGATCCCAAACTCATCGAGGCCATGCGCAGCTTCGGCATGGGCCGGTTCGCCCTCGTACGCGAAGTCGTCCTTCCGGGAGCCCTGCCGTCCCTGCTCGCCGGGCTGCGGCTCTCCATGACACTCAGCGTCATCGCCCTGATCGCCGCCGAGGAGATCAACGCCACGGCCGGCATCGGCTATCTGATGTCCCAGGCACAGAGCTACGCCCGTACCGACATCCTCGCCGTCTGCATCCTCGTCTACGGGCTGCTCGGCCTCACCGCCGACATCGTCGTACGGCTGCTGGAACGCGTACTGATGCCCTGGCGCACCCCACAGGGAGCCACCCGATGA